One Oncorhynchus keta strain PuntledgeMale-10-30-2019 chromosome 23, Oket_V2, whole genome shotgun sequence DNA segment encodes these proteins:
- the LOC118402470 gene encoding noelin-3-like, producing MSQSIEVLNLRTQRDFQYIMRMEGQFKGLRSKFRQVEADGKTQVNRNFQELKGKMETLQPLLPVLEQYKTDAQLIVQFKQEIRNLSMVLTGIQEEIGAYDSEELQQRVLSLEGRLRNCRSRLTCGKLMKIAGPETVKTSGTRFGAWMTDPQASPTNNRVWYMDSYTNNKIVKEYKSIADFVSGIESRTYNLPFKWAGTNHVVHNGSLYYNKVQSNIVVCYCFETGRVVTQRALENAGFHNVYPYTWGGFSDIDLMADELGLWAVYATNQNAGNIVISQLNPETLQILGTWNTEYSKRNAGESFMICGTLYITNSHLTGAKVYYSYSTKTSSYEYTDIPFHNQFFHMSMLGYNARDRALYGWNNGHQVLFNVTLFHIIKTEDDS from the exons atgtcccagtccattGAGGTACTGAACCTGCGGACTCAGAGAGACTTCCAGTACATCATGAGGATGGAGGGCCAGTTCAAAGGGCTAAGGTCAAAGTTCAGACAGGTAGAGGCCGACGGGAAGACACAGGTCAACAGAAACTTCCAG gagttGAAGGGTAAGATGGAGACCCTACAGCCTCTGCTCCCGGTGTTGGAACAGTACAAGACAGATGCCCAGCTCATCGTCCAGTTTAAACAGGAGATCAGGAACCTGTCCATGGTGCTCACAGGCATCCAGGAGGAGATAGGAGCCTACGACTCTGAGGAACTACAACAGAGGGTTCTGAGTCTGGAGGGCAGGCTACGCAACTGCAGGAGCAGACTCA ccTGTGGTAAACTGATGAAGATCGCTGGACCGGAGACGGTGAAGACCTCTGGGACACGGTTTGGAGCCTGGATGACAGATCCACAGGCCTCCCCTACAAACAatagg GTCTGGTACATGGATAGCTACACCAACAACAAGATCGTCAAAGAGTACAAGTCCATAGCAGACTTTGTTTCCGGGATCGAGTCTCGAACCTACAACCTGCCGTTCAAGTGGGCCGGGACCAACCACGTGGTGCACAACGGCTCTCTGTACTACAACAAGGTCCAGAGCAACATTGTGGTGTGTTACTGTTTCGAGACGGGACGCGTTGTGACCCAGAGAGCCCTGGAGAACGCCGGCTTCCACAACGTCTACCCTTACACCTGGGGAGGCTTCTCCGACATAGACCTCATGGCTGACGAGCTGGGTCTGTGGGCCGTCTACGCCACCAATCAGAACGCCGGAAACATCGTCATCAGCCAGCTCAACCCGGAGACACTACAAATCCTCGGAACATGGAACACGGAATATTCCAAACGGAACGCGGGGGAGTCCTTTATGATCTGCGGAACACTCTACATCACTAACTCTCACCTGACTGGTGCTAAGGTCTACTACTCGTACTCCACCAAGACATCCAGCTATGAGTACACAGACATCCCCTTCCATAACCAGTTCTTCCACATGTCCATGTTGGGCTACAACGCCAGGGACCGGGCGCTGTACGGCTGGAACAACGGACACCAGGTTCTGTTCAACGTCACGTTGTTCCACATCATCAAGACAGAGGATGATTCCTGA